A single region of the Syngnathoides biaculeatus isolate LvHL_M chromosome 17, ASM1980259v1, whole genome shotgun sequence genome encodes:
- the LOC133490625 gene encoding nodal homolog 2-A-like, whose translation MTRPVLFVFLVDFCLGPMYPHAMPPSLTRSSGLTVHGRKAGGLPLFMVHLYRTMLTENGAGTKSWMEDNPGLQDSDYVTSLVAKNCEQRGERWSITFDMSAMSPSDHIQQAELRIRLPAFSGSSRASVDVYHSCSDDSCSGVKVFLGSLRGHHSAMRSSSSSSWKVFSMTRILHRWQQQEPPTHQPEDRERDPEGIHHLTANRVIMVVFARQNLDSQRMPTLIHTAVHSKYVSVDREAGSKTKGRRSKRFSRKHQSETKPSTTPAASEKKEGLLCRKVDMWVDFEKLGWSQWMVYPKRFNAFRCDGACPTPVDESFKPTNHAYMQSLLKLHHPHKVPCLSCTPTRLAPLSMLYYDSHKMVLRRHQDMVVEECGCH comes from the exons atgaccagacCGGTCCTCTTTGTCTTCCTGGTGGACTTTTGCCTCGGGCCGATGTACCCGCACGCGATGCCGCCCAGCTTGACTCGCAGCTCCGGACTCACCGTGCACGGGCGCAAGGCTGGAGGATTGCCCCTCTTCATGGTGCATCTCTACAGGACCATGCTGACCGAGAACGGGGCCGGAACCAAGAGCTGGATGGAGGACAACCCCGGACTGCAGGACTCGGATTATGTGACCAGCCTCGTTGCTAAAA ACTGTGAGCAGAGAGGTGAGAGGTGGTCCATCACCTTCGACATGTCCGCCATGTCCCCCAGCGACCACATCCAACAGGCCGAGCTTCGCATCCGTCTCCCGGCCTTCAGCGGGTCCTCCAGAGCCTCAGTGGACGTATACCACTCGTGCTCTGACGACAGCTGCTCCGGAGTCAAGGTTTTCCTGGGCAGCCTAAGGGGTCATCACAGCGCCATGAgatcatcctcttcctcctcctggaAGGTTTTCTCCATGACCCGGATCCTCCACCGCTGGCAGCAGCAGGAACCGCCCACGCATCAGCCGGAGGACCGCGAGCGGGATCCGGAGGGAATCCACCACCTTACAGCGAACCGAGTCATTATGGTGGTCTTCGCCAGGCAAAACCTCGACAGCCAGCGAATGCCCACTCTCATCCACACGGCAGTGCACTCCAAATACGTGAGCGTGGACAGAGAGGCTGGCTCCAAGACGAAGGGCCGCAGGTCCAAAAGGTTCTCCCGGAAGCACCAAAGCGAAACAAAGCCCTCGACAACGCCTGCAGCCAGCGAGAAAAAGGAGGGTCTTCTGTGCAGGAAGGTGGACATGTGGGTGGACTTTGAGAAGCTGGGATGGAGTCAGTGGATGGTTTACCCAAAACGCTTTAACGCCTTCCGCTGCGACGGAGCCTGTCCCACGCCTGTTGATGAGAGCTTCAAGCCTACCAACCACGCTTACATGCAG AGCCTGCTCAAGCTTCACCATCCGCACAAGGTGCCGTGTTTGTCTTGCACGCCCACCCGCCTGGCGCCACTCTCCATGCTCTACTACGACAGCCACAAGATGGTTTTGAGGCGCCACCAGGACATGGTGGTGGAGGAGTGCGGGTGCCACTGA
- the LOC133490768 gene encoding eukaryotic translation initiation factor 4E-binding protein 1-like — MSAAGQTSGSRDIPAVRRVAVLEAAHMPQEYSTTPGGTVFSTTPGGTRIIYDRKFLLQCRTSPLARTPPKLPDIPGVTRPLKRESSTESNQPGGSESAQHEHGQHAEGAGEDAQFDMDI; from the exons ATGTCAGCGGCAGGTCAGACGAGCGGGAGCCGGGATATACCGGCCGTGAGGCGGGTCGCCGTCCTGGAGGCTGCCCACATGCCCCAGGAGTACTCCACGACCCCCGGAGGGACGGTGTTCAGCACCACGCCTGGAG GGACTCGAATCATCTATGACAGGAAGTTCCTGCTTCAGTGTCGCACCTCTCCTCTGGCTCGCACGCCTCCGAAGCTCCCTGACATCCCGGGAGTCACCAGGCCACTCAAACGGGAGTCCTCCACCGAGTCCAACCAGCCGGGAGGGAGTGAGAGCGCTCAACATGAGCACGGCCAACACGCAGAGGGTGCAG gAGAAGATGCCCAGTTTGACATGGACATTTGA
- the LOC133491141 gene encoding low-density lipoprotein receptor class A domain-containing protein 3-like — protein sequence MHSRQIICLAFLSILKLSKGQNFQCRPNQWQCDDGSCIADKWRCDGDGDCLDGSDEMDCAGSARCPLGQFPCMDSVGCVDAAARCDGQKQCPTGSDEENCTVARGCLDSDWMCGNRICIPKGLRCDGNDDCMDNSDEQGCDVV from the exons ATGCACTCACGCCAGATCATCTGTTTGGCTTTTCTGTCAATATTGAAGTTATCCAAAG GGCAAAATTTCCAGTGCCGTCCAAACCAGTGGCAGTGTGATGATGGAAGCTGCATCGCTGATAAATGGAGATGTGATGGAGACGGCGACTGCCTGGATGGCTCTGATGAGATGGATTGCGCTG GCTCTGCTCGCTGTCCACTCGGTCAGTTTCCATGCATGGACTCGGTCGGCTGTGTTGACGCAGCTGCACGCTGTGATGGACAGAAGCAGTGTCCAACCGGCTCTGATGAGGAGAACTGTACGGTCGCCAGGGGTTGTTTAGACTCCGACTGGATGTGTGGGAATCGCATTTGCATACCCAAAGGGCTACGCTGTGATGGAAACGACGACTGCATGGACAACTCTGATGAACAGGGCTGTG atGTGGTGTGA